In Nocardioides nitrophenolicus, the genomic window ACGGCACCGACGTCTTCCTGATCGGCCACGGCTACGCCCCGGTCATCACGGTCAAGGACGGCACCGGCCAGGTCGTCTACACCGGGCCGACGGTGTTCCTGCCGCGCGACGCCAGCTTCTTGTCGTACGGCGTCGTGAAGGCACCGACCGCGAAGCCCGGCCAGATCGGCCTCGACGGGCTGTTCTTCCCGACCTTCGAGATGGTCGACGGGAACCCGGTCACGGTCTTCGGCGACGACCTCAACCCGACCCTGTCGATGCTCGCCTACACCGGCGACCTCGGCCTCGACGACGGTCGCTCCCAGTCGGTCTACGTCCTCGACAAGGCGAAGGCGACCCCGATCGTGAAGGCCGACGGCAAGCCGCTGCGCGTCGACCTCCAGGTCGGCCGCACCGTGGAGCTGCCTGACGGGCTGGGCTCGGTGACCTTCGACCGGGTGGACCCGTGGATCCGGGTCCAGATCAGCCAGACGCCCGGCAAGGGGATCGCGCTGTTCGGCGTGATCCTCGCCCTCGTCGGGCTGTGCTGCTCGCTCTTCATCCGGCCGCGCCGGGTGTGGGTCCGCGCCGTCCCGGCCGGCGTCGGCGGCACCCGGGTCGAGGTGGCGGTGCTCGACCGTTCCGGCAATGGTGAGATGGACGAGGTCCTCGCCGCCGTACTCGATCAGCTGCAGGACAAACCCGAGAACGTGAGGCAGTCATGAGCAATACCGCGTGGGAGACGCTGAGCAACCAGGCCGTGGGGGCGGCCGGCATCGTCTACTTCCTGGCCCTGGTCGTCTACCTGGCCGAGTGGGCCTCGCTGCGCCAGCCCGCCGCCGACCGCGAGCTGGTGGGTGCGGGCGCCGCCGCCGATGTGCCGACGGTGGGCGAGCCGGCGTCCGCCGGCCGGACCGCCTTCCTCGGCCGGCTCGGCATCCTGCTCACCACGATCGCCTGCGCGGCGCACTTCGTGTCGCTGGTCGGGCGCGGCATGGCCGCGGACCCCAACCGGGTGCCGTGGGGCAACATGTACGAGTTCACCCTGTCGGGCACCTTCGTGGTGGCGCTGCTCTACGTCGTGCTCTACCGGAGGTTCGCGCTGGGCTGGATGGGCCCGCTCGTCGTCGGCTTCGTGGTCGCCACCTTGATGGTCGCCGTGATCTGGCTCTACGACGGCGTCGCCCCGCTCACCGAGGCGCTCAACTCGCCGTGGCTGGTCATCCACGTCGTCTCGGCCGTGATCGCCACCGGCGCCTTCACGCTGGGTGGCATCACGTCGGTGATGTACCTCGTCCGGATGCGCGCCGAGCGCCGCGCCGCCGCCGCGGAGCGCCCGCTGAGCGGCTGGCTGCAGCGGGTCCCCAAGCTCGACGCCCTCGACCGGCTCGCCTACCGGGTGCACGCCTTCGCCTTCCCGGTGTGGACCTTCGCCGTCCTCATCACCGGCCCGATCTGGGCGCACGAGGCGTGGTCGCGCTACTGGAACTGGGACCCCAAGGAGGTGTGGGCGTTCATCACCTGGGTCGTGTACGCCGGATACCTCCACGCCCGCGCCACCGCCGGCTGGAAGGGCCGCAAGGCCGCGCTCCTCGCGCTGGTCGGCGTCGCGACGCTGTGGTTCAACTTCATCGGGATCAACTACTTCTCGACCACCAGCCAGCACTCGTACGCGGCGGAGCGGGTCGTCCCCTGACGGAGACCCGCCCGGGGCGGCGGGCCCGAGTCCTGCCGGGCGTTCGGTCAGGCGTCGGGGGTGTCCGGCGGCTGCGGCCGGTCGCGGTGCCGCTCCTGCTGGCGGCGCCGCCACTCCAGGTCGCGCAGGAAGCTGTCGTCGTCGTCGGGGGCGACCGGACGCGTGGGCGGCTGGGGCTTCTGCGTACGACGGCGGGCCGGTTGGTCGCCGTGGCCGTGGTCCTGCAGCCAGCGGACCGCGAGGTAGGTCACGGCCGCGAAGACGAGGACGACGAGCAACAGCTTCACGTCTCCAGAGTAGGCCGTGGGCGGTGAGATCGGGTCGGGTCCCGATGACCGCGGCCGCCCGTCGGCCGCCTAGGCTGGAGAGGTGAAGGAGTTCTGGATCTACACCGCCCTCCGGGCCGGCCTGTTCCTCGGCGCGTTCTGCGTCGTGGCCGGCGTCTGGCTGCTCGCCGCCGACACCGTCAACGTGCTGTGGGTCATCGTGATCGCCTTCCTGATCAGCGGCATCGCGTCGTACGTCCTGCTCGAGCGGCAGCGCTCGGCGTTCGCGGCCAAGGTCGAGAACCGCGCCGGCCGGATCACGGAGAAGTACGAGGAGATGCGGTCCAAGGAGGACTCGGAGGAGTGAGCTGATCGGTCTGCTGGCTCGGCATTCATCACGGGATGTAGCCGAACCGGAGCTTCTGTAGCGGAACCCCGCTACAGAAGTGGGGATTCGCCTACATCCCGTGATGAATCAGCAGCCCCGCGGACTGAGGCGCAGCCTCAGCCCACGACCAGGCCGACGCCGGCCAGCACGGCCCAGAACAGCTCGGCCACACCGGTCTTCTGCAGCACCGGGATGAGAGCCGGGCCCTGGGCGCCGCCGAGGACGATCCGCGCCCCCGCGACGGCGGGCAGCAGGAAGCCCAGGCCGAGCAGTGCCCACCAGGTGGTGATCGCCGCGAGCACGACGACGGCGGCGGCGGAGAGCCCGACGAGGACGGCGTAGAAGCCACGCGTACGACGCTCGCCGAGGCGCACGGCCAGCGTCATCTTCCCGGCCACCGTGTCGGTGGGGATGTCGCGCAGGTTGTTGGCGACCAGGATCGCGCAGGCCAGCGCGCCGACGCCGGCGCCGGCCGTGAGGGCGGCCCAGCCGCTGGTGCCCCAGCGCTCGGTCTGCACCCAGGTGGTGCCGATCACGGCGACCAGGCCGAAGAAGACGAACACCATGACCTCGCCGAGGCCGAGGTAGCCGTAGGGCTTCTTGCCGCCGGTGTAGTACCAGGCGGCGAGCACGCTGAGCGCGCCGACGAGCACCAGCCACCACGACGTGGTCGCGGCGAGGACCAGGCCGGCGACGCCGGCGACGCCGAAGGACAGGAAGGCCGCGCGCTTCACGGCGCCGGGGCTGGCGAGCCCGGAGCCGACCAGGCGCAGGGGGCCGACCCGCTCGTCGTCGGTGCCGCGGATGCCGTCGGAGTAGTCGTTGGCGTAGTTGACGCCCACCTGGAGGGCCAGGCTGACGACGGCGGCGAGCAGCGCCTTCCACCACACGCCGCGGTCGTCGTACACGGCGACGGCGGTACCGACGACGACCGGTGCGACCGCGGCCGGGAGGGTGCGGAGCCGGGCGCCGGCGATCCAGTGCGCGGGAGTGGCCATAACGGCCGATTCAAGCAGGCGGGGGTGCGGCGGCGTCCAGCCGGGTCGGGTGCCGAGGGTGCGCGCTCGGCCACCGCTACGGCGTCGTCGTGGACGCGCCGTCCCGGGCGGCTCGGAAGTTCCGCTCGGCGAAGCGCCGCGCCGAGCGCACCGAGGGGCCGAGCCCGATCGTGGCGGCGAGGATGATCGCGGCGATCACCAGCCACCCCTCGGCGCCCCAGGTCAGCGCGAGGAAGGTGTAGACGGCAGGCGACCACTGGAAGCCCAGCGCGCCCGCGACCTCCTGGACGCCCTGGTACTCGCCGCGCCGGTCGGGGTCCGACAGCTCGGCCTCGAACGACCAGCTCGCCGCGGAGATCGCCAGCTCGGCGCCGGTGACGGTGACGTGCCCGAGCCAGACGAGCAGCACGGTGATCAGGCCCACCGTGGAGTGGGTGATCATCGTGATGACGCACGACGTCACGAAGAAGGCCGAGGAGACCCAGGTGTAGCGCAGCGCGTCGTCGAGGGTGCGCACGCCCTTCGAGGTGTACGCCGGCAGGAAGATGCACAGCACCGTGTTGGTGCCGAACAGCCAGGCCAGCAGGACCTGCGGCGCGTCGGTGGCCTCCACCAGCCACAGCGGGATCACGACGTTGAGCAGGATCTGGTTGGTCCACATCACGCCGAGGAAGAAGGTCGTGAGGATCCAGCCGATGTTGCGCAGCGGCCCGGGGCCGGTGGGCCGGACGCGGGCCTCGCCGCTCGACGCGCGCAGGTCGTGGGGCGCGGCGGGCAGCCGGGTGATGCCGACGGCGTTGAGCACCATCAGGGCCGCGGTGACGACCGGAGTCCACCGGATCACCTCGAGGCTGCCCGTGGCGAGCGCCAGGCCGCCGACCAGCGCGCCGAGGGTGTGGCCGACATTGAGCCAGGAGTACATGTAGGACTGCGTCTGGACCCGGGTCTGAGGCGGCAGCACATCGTAGACGTAGGCCTGGTGGCTGGACCGGCCGAAGGCGGTGAAGGCGCCCATCAGGGCGGCCGCGACGACGTACTGCCCGAAGCCCTCGACGAACGGGAGCGCGAGGAACACCAGGGCCCGAGCCACCGCCTGGGCGGCCCAGACGCGCTTGGGGCCGAGGCGGTCGATGATCCGCCCGGCCGGGTAGGAGAACGCGAACTGGGCGATGCCCATGATCGTCAGCGCCAGACCGGCGCGGCCCGCCGACATGCCGACGACCCTGGTGAGGAAGACCGCGCTGCCCGTCATGAACGCGCTCTCGCCCAGCGCGAAGACCATGCCCTGGGTGGCGAGTCGTCGCGGGAGGCCGGCAGGAGGCATCAGGCGGGCGAAGAACCCACGTGGATCGCCCGAGAGGGGAGTGCTCATCGCCGACATCCTCGCGCCGGGGGCTAGCGTCTGTCGCGTGGATTTCTGGTCGCCCGACGGCTCGCCCGACAGTGTGGTGGCGCAGGCGCGCGCCTGGCTCGACGGTCCCGCCGAGGTCGACCTCGTCGTCGCCACCTCCGGTTCGACGGGGGAGCCCAAGCGGGTGCGGCTCCCGCGCGCCGCGCTCCTCGCGTCGGTGCGGGCCTCCGCGGCCCGGCTCGGTGCGAGCGGACCGTGGGTGCTGGCGCTGCCGCCGTCGTACGTCGCGGGCGCGCAGGTGGTGCTGCGGTCCCTCGTCGCCGGCCACGAGCCGACCGTGCTCGAGCGCGACGGCTGGCCCGCCGGGGAGGGCTGGTTCGTCTCGCTGGTGCCGACCCAGCTGACCCGGATGCTCGGCTCTCCCGAGGACGTCGCCGCGCTCCGGCGGGCGCACACGGTGCTGCTCGGCGGCGGGCCGATCGGTGCGTCGCTCCGGCTCCGGGCCGCGGAGCTCGGGGTGCGCGTGGTCGCGACGTACGGCTCCGCGGAGACCTCGGGCGGCTGCGTCTACGACGGGATGCCGCTCGACGGGGTCGGCGTCGCGCTGGGCGAGGGCGGCCGGATCCGGATCGCCGGGCCCACCCTGTTCACGGCGTACGACGGCCGGCCGGACCTGACCGCCGAGGTGCTCGTCGACGGCTGGTTCCTGACCTCCGACGCCGGCCGGTTCGACGAGGACGGGCGGCTGGTCGTGATCGGGCGGGTCGACGACGTGATCGTGACGGGTGGCCTCAACGTGCCCGGGCCGGCGGTGGCCGAGCGACTGCGGGGGCATGCCGGGGTCGGCGCCGCAGAGGTGCTGGGGATCGCGGACCCCGAGTGGGGCAACCGGGTCGTCGCCTTCGTGGTCGGCGGGCCGGACCTCGACGAGCTGCGGGAGTGGGTGGCCGCCGTCCACCCGCGGGCGTGGGCGCCGCGCCAGCTGGTCCGGCTCGACGCGATCCCGCTGCTGGCCAACGGGAAGCCCGACCGGCAGGCGCTGCTCCGGCTTGCGGAGCAGGCGGGGTGAGCGGCGCGATGAGGGTGGTGTCGATCCCGATGCGGACCCGGTTCCGCGGGATCACCGTGCGCGAGGCGGCGCTGGTGCGCGGTCCCGCGGGCTGGGGGGAGTGGAGCCCGTTCCTGGAGTACCCACCCGAGGTGGCCGAGCCCTGGCTGCGCTGCGCGGAGGAGGCCGCCGCGGGCGCCTGGCCCGAGCCGGTGCGGGACCGGGTGCCGGTCAACGTGACCGTGCCGGCCGTCGGTCCCGAGCGGGCGCACGAGATCGTGCTCGCCGGCGGCTGCCGGACCGCGAAGGTGAAGGTCGCCGAGCCGGGGCAGAGCCTCGCCGAGGAGGAGGCCCGGCTGGAGGCGGTGCGCGCCGCGCTCGACGCGCTGGGCCCCGGGGGCCGGATCCGCGTGGACGCCAACGGCGGGTGGTCGGTCGACGAGGCGGTGGCCGCGATCGCCCGGCTGGACCGGGCCGCCGGCGGCCTGGAGTATGCCGAGCAGCCGGTCGCCTCCGTCGAGGACCTCGCGCTCGTCCGCCGCCGGGTGTCGGTGCCGGTCGCGGCCGACGAGTCGATCCGTCGGGCCGAGGACCCCTACCGGGTGCGCGAGCTCGACGCGGCCGACATCGCGGTGCTCAAGGTGCAGCCGCTCGGCGGGGTCCGCGCCTGCCTGGAGATCGCCGAGCGGATCGGCCTGCCCGTCGTGGTGTCGAGCGCGCTGGAGACCTCGGTCGGGATCGCCGCCGGGGTGGCGCTGGCGGCGGCGCTGCCGGAGCTGCCCTACGCGTGCGGGCTGGCCACGGTGCAGCTGCTCACCGACGACGTCGCCGCCACGCCGCTGCTGCCCGTCGACGGCGCACTGCCCGTCGTACGGCCGGCGGTGGAGGAGGCGCGGCTGGACGCCCTCGGGGCCGCGCCCGAGCGGGTGGCGCACTGGGAGGCGCGGCTCGCCGAGGTGCGGGAGGTGCGGGCGGTGCGGGCGGTACGGAAGGATCAGCGGCCATGACCGACAGCTCGTTCGCGCTCGCGGAGGCCCTCGTCGCCCGGCTCCGGCGTGCCGGCGTGACCGAGGTCGTGGTGGCTCCCGGCTCCCGCAATGCTCCGGTGGCGATGGCGCTGTGGGCGGCGGCGCAGGCCGGCGTACTCCGGCTGCACACGCGCATCGACGAGCGCACCGCCGGCTTCCTCGCTCTGGGGCTGACCAGGTCGGGAGCGCGCGCGGCCGTGCTGACCACCTCCGGCACCGCCGTCGCCAACCTGCATCCCGCCGTCCTCGAGGCGGCGCACGCCGGCATCGGCCTGGTCGTCGTCTCCGCCGACCGGCCGGCCCGGCTGCGTCGTACCGGCGCCAACCAGACCACCGACCAGGTCGGCATCTTCGGCCCCCTGGTCCCCACCCACGACCTCACCTCGGTGGCGGAGGTGGCCGCCGTACCCGCTGCGTGGGACTCGGTGGTCCACCTCAACCTGCAGCTCGACGCTCCGCTGGTGCCGCCCGTCCCCCGCGCATCTGACGAATGGGCTGTCATCTCGCCCGATTCGCAGCCCATTCGTCAGATGCGCGAGAAGAACCCGCTCGCCCCGGGACCCCGGACCGTGGTGGTGGCCGGGGACAGCGCCGGGCCGCCCGCCCGCCGGCTCGCCGAGGACGCCGGCTGGCCCCTGCTGGCCGAGCCGTCGAGCGGCGCGCGGACCGGTGAGAACGCGCTGCGCACCTACCGGCTGCTGCTCGGCACCGAGCTCGGCGCGTCGATCGAGCGGGTCGTGGTGTTCGGCCGGCCGACCCTGTCCCGGCCGGTCACCCGGCTGCTCGAGCGAGCCGACGTCGAGGTGCTGGTGGTCCCGGGGCCCGGCGTCTGGCCGGTCCGGCCCCCTGGCTCCACCACGGTCGACGGCCCCACCTGGTCCGGCGCACCCGACGACCCGGCCTGGCTCGGCGCCTGGCGCGAGGCCGACCGCGAGCTGGGGCGCCGGCTCGACCGCCTCCTCGCCGAGCAGCCCG contains:
- a CDS encoding o-succinylbenzoate synthase, with product MRVVSIPMRTRFRGITVREAALVRGPAGWGEWSPFLEYPPEVAEPWLRCAEEAAAGAWPEPVRDRVPVNVTVPAVGPERAHEIVLAGGCRTAKVKVAEPGQSLAEEEARLEAVRAALDALGPGGRIRVDANGGWSVDEAVAAIARLDRAAGGLEYAEQPVASVEDLALVRRRVSVPVAADESIRRAEDPYRVRELDAADIAVLKVQPLGGVRACLEIAERIGLPVVVSSALETSVGIAAGVALAAALPELPYACGLATVQLLTDDVAATPLLPVDGALPVVRPAVEEARLDALGAAPERVAHWEARLAEVREVRAVRAVRKDQRP
- a CDS encoding AMP-binding protein is translated as MDFWSPDGSPDSVVAQARAWLDGPAEVDLVVATSGSTGEPKRVRLPRAALLASVRASAARLGASGPWVLALPPSYVAGAQVVLRSLVAGHEPTVLERDGWPAGEGWFVSLVPTQLTRMLGSPEDVAALRRAHTVLLGGGPIGASLRLRAAELGVRVVATYGSAETSGGCVYDGMPLDGVGVALGEGGRIRIAGPTLFTAYDGRPDLTAEVLVDGWFLTSDAGRFDEDGRLVVIGRVDDVIVTGGLNVPGPAVAERLRGHAGVGAAEVLGIADPEWGNRVVAFVVGGPDLDELREWVAAVHPRAWAPRQLVRLDAIPLLANGKPDRQALLRLAEQAG
- the ccsB gene encoding c-type cytochrome biogenesis protein CcsB; this translates as MSNTAWETLSNQAVGAAGIVYFLALVVYLAEWASLRQPAADRELVGAGAAADVPTVGEPASAGRTAFLGRLGILLTTIACAAHFVSLVGRGMAADPNRVPWGNMYEFTLSGTFVVALLYVVLYRRFALGWMGPLVVGFVVATLMVAVIWLYDGVAPLTEALNSPWLVIHVVSAVIATGAFTLGGITSVMYLVRMRAERRAAAAERPLSGWLQRVPKLDALDRLAYRVHAFAFPVWTFAVLITGPIWAHEAWSRYWNWDPKEVWAFITWVVYAGYLHARATAGWKGRKAALLALVGVATLWFNFIGINYFSTTSQHSYAAERVVP
- a CDS encoding 1,4-dihydroxy-2-naphthoate polyprenyltransferase, which codes for MATPAHWIAGARLRTLPAAVAPVVVGTAVAVYDDRGVWWKALLAAVVSLALQVGVNYANDYSDGIRGTDDERVGPLRLVGSGLASPGAVKRAAFLSFGVAGVAGLVLAATTSWWLVLVGALSVLAAWYYTGGKKPYGYLGLGEVMVFVFFGLVAVIGTTWVQTERWGTSGWAALTAGAGVGALACAILVANNLRDIPTDTVAGKMTLAVRLGERRTRGFYAVLVGLSAAAVVVLAAITTWWALLGLGFLLPAVAGARIVLGGAQGPALIPVLQKTGVAELFWAVLAGVGLVVG
- a CDS encoding MFS transporter encodes the protein MSTPLSGDPRGFFARLMPPAGLPRRLATQGMVFALGESAFMTGSAVFLTRVVGMSAGRAGLALTIMGIAQFAFSYPAGRIIDRLGPKRVWAAQAVARALVFLALPFVEGFGQYVVAAALMGAFTAFGRSSHQAYVYDVLPPQTRVQTQSYMYSWLNVGHTLGALVGGLALATGSLEVIRWTPVVTAALMVLNAVGITRLPAAPHDLRASSGEARVRPTGPGPLRNIGWILTTFFLGVMWTNQILLNVVIPLWLVEATDAPQVLLAWLFGTNTVLCIFLPAYTSKGVRTLDDALRYTWVSSAFFVTSCVITMITHSTVGLITVLLVWLGHVTVTGAELAISAASWSFEAELSDPDRRGEYQGVQEVAGALGFQWSPAVYTFLALTWGAEGWLVIAAIILAATIGLGPSVRSARRFAERNFRAARDGASTTTP
- a CDS encoding DUF4229 domain-containing protein, with translation MKEFWIYTALRAGLFLGAFCVVAGVWLLAADTVNVLWVIVIAFLISGIASYVLLERQRSAFAAKVENRAGRITEKYEEMRSKEDSEE
- the menD gene encoding 2-succinyl-5-enolpyruvyl-6-hydroxy-3-cyclohexene-1-carboxylic-acid synthase: MTDSSFALAEALVARLRRAGVTEVVVAPGSRNAPVAMALWAAAQAGVLRLHTRIDERTAGFLALGLTRSGARAAVLTTSGTAVANLHPAVLEAAHAGIGLVVVSADRPARLRRTGANQTTDQVGIFGPLVPTHDLTSVAEVAAVPAAWDSVVHLNLQLDAPLVPPVPRASDEWAVISPDSQPIRQMREKNPLAPGPRTVVVAGDSAGPPARRLAEDAGWPLLAEPSSGARTGENALRTYRLLLGTELGASIERVVVFGRPTLSRPVTRLLERADVEVLVVPGPGVWPVRPPGSTTVDGPTWSGAPDDPAWLGAWREADRELGRRLDRLLAEQPALTPYDVAAATHAALPAGGLLVVGASSPIRDLDLMLRPPAVGTRRKVVANRGLAGIDGTISTAIGAALGRPDGTRNLALMGDLTFLHDQTALVLGPDEPRPDLTIVVPNDDGGAIFSMLEQGAPEHAASFERLFGTPHGHDLAALCAAARVPHLRVGSRPELEQALASPNGGIEVVEAVVSRAGRRELDLRIRGLAEAT